From the genome of Torulaspora globosa chromosome 2, complete sequence, one region includes:
- the RRT14 gene encoding Rrt14p (ancestral locus Anc_2.234) produces MSENAQLQATAAVNELLGTLLPGAKKISVSDGGRSQGRGSHRGSKAKLIDRNLKRMVELRERDEVALKKRQKKKKIRAIKCSRASREEIEQAAKLRVLEEHRKRGNLSAKERKYLNKLAERNARNVDAWELEDEEKEELRELQQRIIGQISADRPTRGQARRKKIKTFKEEIKPVADRRYPGLTPGLAPVGLSDEEESSDED; encoded by the coding sequence ATGTCGGAGAATGCACAGCTGCAGGCGACTGCGGCGGTGAATGAGTTGCTGGGTACATTGTTGCCCGGGGCAAAGAAAATAAGTGTCAGCGATGGAGGTCGGTCTCAGGGTAGAGGAAGTCATAGGGGCTCGAAGGCCAAACTGATAGATCGTaatttgaagaggatgGTTGAGTTGCGGGAGCGCGATGAGGtagctttgaagaaacgTCAGAAAAAAAAGAAAATACGTGCCATTAAGTGTAGTAGAGCCAGTAGAGAGGAGATAGAGCAGGCAGCTAAATTGAGAGTGCTGGAGGAGCATAGGAAGCGCGGGAATCTGTCGGCGAAGGAGCGAAAGTATCTGAATAAGCTTGCGGAGAGGAATGCCAGAAATGTTGACGCCTGggagctggaagatgaagaaaaggaggaaTTGCGGGAGTTGCAGCAGCGTATTATCGGTCAGATCTCGGCTGACCGTCCAACGCGGGGCCAGGCTCggaggaagaagattaAAACgttcaaggaagagattaaACCTGTAGCCGACCGCAGATATCCCGGCTTGACGCCGGGCCTCGCGCCTGTGGGTCTcagcgatgaagaggagagCAGCGATGAAGATTAG
- the MET18 gene encoding Met18p (ancestral locus Anc_2.233), with protein sequence MIEDPAASIIPFIANVGINDEKAQEIAIGLSEGVVQRRFKLLDLVVALKEELLSNEASQRQKALHCLSSVLAELPEDQLSKNEVSVVFSFYLSKYEDSNLIKETLHGLSSLAKMRYMSRENTESLMDLLTSKYQSGSFLAPVRYFAFETIKNIYMRNETKLVADNDFADVFVKCYIHVVSGEKDPRNLLISFKLSRQMTSTLKNISKFKEELFDILFCYFPITFKPPKDDPYKISNADLKLALRSAMSANAEFSEDAFGNLIDKLTASSPVVKNDTLLTLKTCVDNFGGEALVDNWLPLWNALKFEIIHGNDESSPIVPVGQSEPSGDNVNNYQEALNVMKSLSYGLITFDGIAFEKFFGHIYEELKPNFTHDKDLKQSCCILASIGSANVDTFNKVIESSLPLFLSNTSATAKLKLIIMNLSFFFKAYAEVFNTMDSSDEKIRSNKLLSFKDEILMILSKALTGTSKVETTLRTLAVIQFTKMTTMKDFLDKDEVALIIQYLTETILTDDNKNIYCACLEGLKTIGDTHEETILHVSLTRMLDLLPVSEKAISMNSEPIERESVLRVLLDFTTSKHSLVNESLIKISSKSNSTARCGDDSEYCFLLASALFTLMVNNIDSMSESDAILLKENVEPLLLQLLTEDSNVFIKDHTRMLLSNVLFFISLKLPVAQHQQNLETYKELFNSKLKIFEKPAHHVFPFVQLLAAASNNCKFEDADSIFEKAIRLITSKHPISEFEKLGYLELLMVLSNKWVPEDTIERLCDWDDLSFSNLETLIWIGKGLIMRNCDMGLTFQERLADKLSREDVGSFVAKKFEVLVTDLVLMGKYKGVPLSNNVRLLYKQKYFSEVFPKLLDQHKRTSNLLVKANYLTALALTAKHIPPKVMEPYMPEFTPILLQALNLPMAEVKVSALKTLKDTVKKHNQLATEYAQSLYPVLLKLVLPGPFNDVQVRLLSLELLETLSAVVPINYSQPHKNDIIRGLEPVLDDTKRIVRKQCVATRQAFFELGQVPFD encoded by the coding sequence ATGATCGAGGATCCAGCAGCATCGATTATTCCATTTATCGCGAATGTGGGGATCAATGATGAGAAAGCCCAGGAAATAGCCATTGGGCTTAGCGAAGGCGTGGTGCAGCGTCGGTTTAAGCTCCTGGATTTGGTAGTCGCTTTAAAAGAGGAATTGCTATCTAACGAGGCATCGCAAAGACAAAAGGCTTTGCATTGTTTGTCAAGCGTTCTTGCAGAGCTTCCTGAGGATCAACTATCGAAGAATGAAGTGTCCGTTGTATTTTCCTTCTATTTATCCAAGTATGAAGACTCAAACTTGATTAAAGAAACCTTGCACGGACTTTCCTCTCTGGCCAAAATGAGATACATGTCGCGCGAGAATACTGAATCCTTGATGGATTTACTGACTAGCAAATACCAATCAGGATCCTTCTTGGCTCCAGTGAGATATTTCGCTTTTGAGACAATCAAAAACATATATATGAGAAACGAAACAAAGCTGGTGGCTGATAACGATTTTGCCGACGTTTTTGTCAAATGCTATATTCACGTTGTCAGTGGCGAGAAGGATCCGCGAAACCTACTTATCTCCTTCAAGTTAAGTAGGCAAATGACAtcgactttgaagaatatcagcaaattcaaagaagaattgtTTGACATCTTATTTTGCTACTTTCCTATCACCTTCAAACCTCCCAAGGATGATCCCTACAAAATTTCTAATGCTGATTTAAAGTTAGCTCTGAGGTCGGCCATGTCGGCCAATGCTGAATTTTCTGAAGATGCCTTTGGAAATTTGATTGATAAACTGACAGCGTCTTCACCAGTTGTGAAGAATGATACACTCTTGACTTTAAAGACCTGCGTTGACAATTTTGGCGGGGAAGCCCTAGTAGACAACTGGCTACCATTGTGGAATGCCCTCAAGTTTGAGATTATTCACGGTAATGATGAGAGTAGCCCAATCGTCCCTGTCGGGCAATCAGAGCCTTCTGGTGACAATGTCAACAATTATCAGGAGGCATTGAACGTCATGAAATCACTGTCATATGGGCTGATTACATTTGATGGGATAGCTTTCGAGAAGTTTTTTGGTCATATTTACGAGGAGCTGAAGCCCAATTTTACTCATGACAAAGACCTCAAGCAAAGCTGTTGCATATTGGCATCCATCGGCTCTGCGAATGTCGATACGTTTAATAAAGTTATCGAGAGTAGTCTACCCCTTTTTCTCAGCAATACTTCTGCAACTGCAAAGCTCAAGCTGATAATAATGAATCTGTCGTTTTTTTTCAAGGCATATGCTGAGGTATTCAACACGATGGACTCGTCAGATGAGAAAATAAGAAGCAATAAATTACTTTCATTCAAAGACGAGATCCTAATGATTTTGAGTAAAGCTTTGACGGGTACTTCGAAGGTAGAAACGACGTTACGCACGCTAGCGGTCATCCAATTCACGAAAATGACCACAATGAAGGACTTCCTAGATAAGGATGAAGTTGCTCTGATTATTCAGTATCTAACCGAAACTATCCTCACTGATGATAATAAAAACATCTACTGTGCATGTCTAGAAGGTCTCAAGACTATAGGTGATACGCATGAAGAGACGATACTTCATGTCTCGCTTACGAGGATGCTTGATCTTTTACCTGTGTCTGAGAAGGCCATCTCAATGAATAGCGAACCAATAGAAAGAGAAAGCGTTTTGAGAGTCCTTTTGGATTTCACGACTTCCAAACACAGTCTAGTTAATGAGAGCTTGATTAAAATATCTTCGAAATCAAATTCGACTGCCCGCTGTGGAGATGACAGTGAATATTGCTTTTTGCTTGCATCAGCATTATTCACTCTAATGGTAAACAATATCGATTCAATGAGTGAATCAGATGCTATTCTGCTAAAGGAAAACGTAGAACCCCTTCTGCTCCAGTTGTTGACCGAAGACTCGAATGTCTTTATCAAAGATCATACTAGAATGCTGCTTTCCAATGTCCTATTTTTCATCAGTCTCAAGCTCCCAGTCGCCCAACACCAGCAAAATTTGGAGACATACAAAGAGTTGTTCAACAgcaagttgaagatttttGAAAAGCCGGCCCACCACGTATTTCCGTTTGTGCAACTTCTTGCGGCCGCGAGTAATAACTGCAAATTTGAGGATGCTGATTCGATATTTGAGAAGGCTATAAGGTTGATCACTAGCAAGCATCCAATCTCAGAATTTGAAAAACTTGGCTATCTGGAACTTCTGATGGTATTGAGTAATAAATGGGTTCCAGAAGATACGATAGAGCGCCTATGCGATTGGGATGATCTTTCCTTTTCGAATCTAGAAACCCTGATATGGATCGGAAAAGGGTTGATTATGCGCAACTGCGATATGGGACTCACGTTTCAAGAGAGATTAGCGGATAAGCTTTCCAGGGAAGACGTTGGATCTTTCGTAgccaagaagtttgagGTTCTGGTCACTGACCTGGTCTTAATGGGGAAATATAAGGGCGTTCCACTCAGTAACAATGTTCGACTTTTGTACAAGCAAAAGTACTTCAGCGAAGTGTTTCCAAAACTGCTCGATCAGCACAAAAGGACCAGCAACCTTCTAGTTAAGGCAAATTATTTGACGGCATTAGCCTTGACTGCAAAACACATCCCGCCCAAAGTAATGGAGCCCTACATGCCAGAGTTCACACCAATATTACTGCAGGCTTTGAACCTACCGATGGCAGAGGTGAAAGTATCAGCACTGAAGACACTAAAAGACACAGTGAAGAAACACAACCAGCTAGCCACCGAGTATGCTCAGTCTTTGTATCCGgttcttctcaaactgGTTCTGCCGGGACCTTTCAACGACGTTCAGGTTAGGCTGCTGTCGTTGGAGCTTCTGGAGACGCTGTCAGCTGTAGTCCCAATTAATTACAGCCAGCCGCACAAGAACGACATCATCAGAGGCTTGGAACCCGTCCTGGACGATACCAAGCGGATTGTCAGGAAGCAGTGCGTGGCCACAAGACAGGCCTTCTTCGAATTAGGCCAAGTACCATTCGATTGA